One part of the Janthinobacterium sp. 17J80-10 genome encodes these proteins:
- a CDS encoding pyridoxal phosphate-dependent aminotransferase has translation MSTTSAAVPQPRIVSRLPKVGTTIFSVMSALAAEKGAVNLGQGFPDFDCDPALVEAVAAAMRSGLNQYPPMPGVPALRSAIAAKIEALYGRSYDAGNEITVTAGATQALLTAILCCVHPGDEVIVIEPAYDSYVPAIELAGGSAVTVQMVLGASGYQVPWDRVAAAVTGKTRLIMVNTPHNPTGSILRAGDLDALAAIVQGTDILILSDEVYEHMVYDGVRHESLCRHPELARRAFIVSSFGKTYHVTGWKVGYVAAPDALTAEFRKVHQFNVFTVNTPAQHGLATYMADPAPCLQLPAFYQRKRDLFRDGLQNTRFRLLPADGTYFQCVDYSAISSLSENEFAQWLTAEIGVAAIPVSAFYQAPRDSGIVRFCFAKKEETLRAALGRLATL, from the coding sequence ATGAGCACAACATCTGCCGCAGTGCCCCAACCCCGCATCGTCTCGCGCCTGCCCAAGGTCGGCACCACCATCTTCAGCGTCATGTCCGCGCTGGCCGCCGAAAAAGGCGCCGTCAACCTCGGACAGGGGTTCCCCGATTTTGACTGCGACCCGGCGCTGGTGGAAGCAGTTGCAGCTGCCATGCGCAGCGGCCTGAACCAGTACCCGCCCATGCCCGGCGTGCCCGCCTTGCGGAGCGCAATTGCCGCCAAGATCGAGGCTCTGTACGGGCGCAGCTACGATGCCGGCAATGAAATCACGGTCACTGCAGGCGCCACCCAGGCCTTGCTGACCGCAATCCTGTGCTGCGTCCATCCGGGCGACGAAGTGATCGTGATCGAGCCTGCCTATGACAGCTACGTGCCGGCAATCGAACTGGCAGGCGGCAGCGCGGTAACGGTACAGATGGTTTTGGGCGCAAGCGGCTATCAGGTCCCCTGGGACCGGGTGGCTGCTGCCGTCACTGGCAAAACCCGGCTGATCATGGTAAACACGCCGCATAACCCGACGGGCTCCATCCTGCGCGCCGGCGACCTGGATGCGCTGGCGGCCATCGTGCAGGGCACCGACATCCTGATCCTGTCCGACGAAGTCTATGAGCACATGGTCTACGATGGCGTACGGCACGAATCGCTGTGCCGCCATCCAGAGCTGGCGCGGCGTGCCTTTATCGTTTCCAGCTTCGGCAAGACTTATCACGTCACTGGCTGGAAGGTCGGCTATGTCGCGGCGCCGGATGCGCTGACGGCGGAATTCCGCAAGGTCCACCAGTTCAATGTCTTCACCGTCAACACCCCGGCGCAGCATGGGCTTGCCACCTACATGGCCGATCCCGCGCCCTGCCTGCAACTGCCGGCGTTCTACCAGCGCAAGCGCGACCTGTTCCGCGATGGCTTGCAAAACACCCGTTTCCGGCTCCTGCCAGCCGATGGCACCTACTTCCAGTGCGTCGACTACTCGGCCATTTCCAGTTTGAGCGAAAACGAATTCGCGCAGTGGCTGACTGCGGAAATCGGCGTTGCGGCGATTCCGGTATCGGCGTTTTACCAGGCGCCGCGTGATTCCGGGATTGTGCGTTTCTGTTTCGCCAAGAAGGAAGAGACCTTGCGCGCGGCGCTTGGGCGCCTGGCAACGTTGTAA
- a CDS encoding putative toxin-antitoxin system toxin component, PIN family, whose translation MIPNRVVLDTNVCLDLFVFHDPRWQILLAALQDGSIQAVTRADCRREWQIVLGYAHLRLDEAGRMRCEAAFDALIRLLPDEELVPQADVRLPVCRDPDDQKFLELARDARADTLITKDKALLKLARKNARAGMFRIVPPEAWPLAA comes from the coding sequence ATGATACCGAATCGCGTCGTTCTCGATACCAATGTTTGCCTGGATCTGTTCGTATTCCATGATCCGCGCTGGCAAATCCTGCTGGCGGCCCTGCAGGATGGCAGCATACAGGCAGTGACGCGCGCGGATTGCCGGCGCGAGTGGCAGATCGTGCTGGGCTATGCCCACCTGCGCCTGGACGAAGCCGGCAGGATGCGCTGCGAAGCGGCATTCGATGCGCTGATCCGCCTTTTGCCTGATGAGGAACTGGTGCCGCAGGCGGATGTCCGCCTGCCGGTTTGCCGCGACCCGGATGACCAGAAATTCCTGGAACTGGCGCGTGACGCCCGCGCCGACACCCTCATCACCAAGGACAAGGCGCTGCTCAAGCTGGCCAGGAAGAACGCCAGGGCCGGCATGTTTCGCATCGTCCCGCCGGAAGCCTGGCCGCTGGCGGCTTGA
- the yaaA gene encoding peroxide stress protein YaaA, which yields MLIVLSPAKSLDYETPVVTDSHTLPAFIPEAARLIECLREFSPAQIASLMKISDPLASLNHGRYASWSSRFTRKNSRQAVLAFNGDVYEGLDAPTLAPAALDYVQAHVRILSGLYGVLRPLDLMQPYRLEMGTKLATAAGRDLYAYWGEQVSENLNAVLAERRSEALVNLASEEYFKSVKPKLLSAPVVTPVFEEWKDGRYKIISFYAKRARGLMARYAAQNRIVRARDLQSFDSDGYRFDAKASNENTWVFRRRQAA from the coding sequence ATGTTGATTGTCCTATCGCCCGCAAAGTCGCTCGATTACGAAACGCCGGTCGTCACTGATAGCCATACACTGCCTGCCTTCATTCCAGAAGCTGCCAGGCTGATTGAATGCTTGCGCGAATTCTCGCCGGCGCAAATCGCCAGCCTGATGAAGATTTCCGACCCGCTGGCTTCGCTCAATCACGGCCGTTATGCAAGCTGGTCGTCGCGTTTCACCCGCAAGAATTCGCGCCAGGCCGTGCTCGCCTTCAATGGCGACGTCTACGAAGGCCTGGATGCGCCAACGCTTGCGCCGGCCGCGCTGGACTATGTGCAGGCGCATGTCCGTATTTTATCCGGCTTGTACGGCGTGCTGCGGCCGCTCGACCTGATGCAGCCCTATCGCCTTGAAATGGGCACGAAGCTGGCGACTGCCGCCGGCCGTGACCTGTATGCCTACTGGGGCGAGCAGGTGAGCGAAAACCTGAACGCGGTGCTGGCCGAGCGTCGCAGCGAAGCCCTGGTCAACCTGGCATCCGAAGAGTATTTCAAGTCCGTCAAACCGAAGCTGTTGTCCGCGCCGGTGGTTACCCCGGTATTCGAGGAATGGAAAGACGGCCGCTACAAGATCATTTCCTTCTACGCCAAGCGGGCGCGTGGCCTCATGGCGCGCTATGCCGCGCAAAACCGCATTGTCCGCGCACGCGACCTGCAGTCTTTCGACAGCGATGGCTACCGGTTCGATGCCAAGGCGTCAAACGAAAATACCTGGGTGTTTCGCCGCCGGCAAGCTGCCTGA
- a CDS encoding outer membrane protein assembly factor BamD, with protein MPRKFLNAATLALAMLVSACSLLPDQIDETKDWSAGRLYSEAQSEIAAGNYDNAIRTLEKLESRYPFGTYAQQAQMDTAYVYFRQGEQAQALAAVERFIKLHPNHPHVDYIYYLRGLINFNDKLSLFNFLSRQDPTERDPKAAREAFDSFKQLTDRFPDSKYSPDARDRMRYLVNAMSAYEVHVANYYYRRGAYLAAANRAQLSVKNYPETPAVEEALFVMARSYDALGLDALRDDAERVLKMNYPNSVYFRGGKPKTGSWWNLF; from the coding sequence ATGCCAAGAAAATTCCTGAATGCGGCCACCCTTGCCCTTGCAATGCTGGTGTCGGCCTGCAGCCTACTGCCGGACCAGATCGACGAAACCAAGGACTGGTCTGCCGGCCGATTATACTCGGAGGCGCAGTCGGAAATCGCTGCCGGGAACTACGACAACGCCATCCGCACCCTGGAGAAGCTGGAATCCCGTTATCCTTTTGGCACATATGCGCAACAGGCGCAAATGGACACGGCCTACGTTTATTTCCGCCAGGGCGAACAGGCACAGGCGCTGGCGGCGGTGGAACGCTTCATCAAGCTGCATCCGAACCACCCCCACGTCGATTACATCTACTATCTGCGCGGCCTGATCAATTTTAACGACAAGCTGAGCCTGTTCAACTTCCTGTCCCGCCAGGATCCGACAGAACGCGACCCCAAGGCCGCGCGCGAAGCGTTCGACTCGTTCAAGCAACTGACCGATCGTTTCCCTGACAGTAAATATTCCCCCGATGCGCGCGACCGCATGCGTTACCTCGTCAATGCGATGTCCGCCTATGAAGTCCATGTGGCCAACTACTACTATCGCCGCGGCGCCTACCTTGCCGCCGCCAACCGCGCCCAGCTTTCCGTAAAGAACTATCCGGAAACCCCGGCAGTCGAGGAAGCGCTCTTCGTCATGGCGCGCTCCTATGATGCGCTCGGCCTGGATGCCTTGCGCGACGATGCCGAACGCGTCCTGAAAATGAACTATCCCAACAGTGTCTACTTCCGTGGCGGCAAACCCAAGACGGGCTCCTGGTGGAACCTGTTCTAA
- a CDS encoding RluA family pseudouridine synthase, translating to MRDEAEAAAPIELRLGTEAGGDRLDKVLSKLLPQYSRSRLQQWIESGHVSLDGQPARTKTTVLGDETVIVYPQPAAEDQAFKPEAMALHIVHEDDAILVLDKPAGLVVHPAAGNWSGTLLNGLLHHLPSLAGVPRAGIVHRLDKETSGLMVVAKTLEAHTDLVRQLQARSVKREYLALVWGTPVARGKVEAAIGRHARDRLKMAVSESPSAKPALTHFERVTTGALDGRAVSLLRCHLETGRTHQIRVHMQSLGFSLVGDPLYGKAHLAPYFPRQALQACRLGLVHPQTGAACEWSVPLAADFAELLARAGIPAPA from the coding sequence GTGCGCGACGAGGCGGAAGCGGCCGCGCCGATCGAGTTGCGCCTGGGTACCGAGGCCGGGGGAGATCGCCTGGACAAGGTCTTGTCGAAGTTGTTGCCGCAATATTCGCGCAGCCGCCTGCAGCAATGGATCGAGTCCGGCCACGTCAGCCTCGACGGCCAGCCCGCCCGCACGAAAACGACGGTGCTGGGCGACGAGACCGTCATCGTTTATCCGCAGCCGGCCGCGGAAGACCAGGCATTCAAGCCGGAGGCAATGGCATTGCACATCGTGCACGAGGATGACGCCATCCTGGTGCTGGACAAGCCCGCCGGCCTGGTGGTGCATCCGGCCGCCGGCAACTGGTCTGGCACCTTGCTGAATGGCTTGCTGCATCACTTGCCGTCGCTGGCCGGGGTGCCGCGCGCCGGCATCGTGCACCGCCTGGACAAGGAAACCAGCGGCCTGATGGTGGTTGCAAAAACCCTGGAAGCGCATACCGACCTGGTGCGGCAGTTGCAGGCCCGCAGCGTCAAGCGCGAATACCTGGCGCTGGTGTGGGGTACGCCGGTGGCGCGCGGCAAGGTTGAAGCCGCCATCGGCCGGCATGCGCGTGACCGGCTGAAGATGGCGGTGAGCGAAAGCCCCAGCGCCAAGCCGGCGCTGACCCACTTTGAGCGCGTGACCACCGGAGCGCTCGACGGCCGCGCCGTCAGCCTGTTGCGCTGCCACCTGGAAACCGGGCGCACCCACCAGATTCGCGTCCACATGCAATCGCTCGGTTTTTCGCTGGTGGGCGATCCTCTCTACGGCAAGGCGCACCTGGCGCCTTACTTTCCGCGCCAGGCGCTGCAGGCCTGCCGGCTTGGCCTGGTGCATCCGCAAACCGGCGCCGCATGCGAATGGAGCGTGCCGCTGGCCGCCGATTTCGCAGAATTGCTGGCGCGTGCCGGCATACCCGCGCCGGCATGA
- the pgeF gene encoding peptidoglycan editing factor PgeF, whose translation MSAAPGPFVLVPQWHGAPASVSALSTLRSGGVSRGGYDDGAGGGGLNLGVHVGDDSEAVAQNRARLRALLPADPAWLTQVHGSAVLDAAQVRGAPEADASIAIGTGAVCVIQTADCLPVLFCDTTGRVVGAAHAGWRGLASGVLENTVSAMRAAGASEILAWLGPAIGPASFEVGEDVRQAFLDGASDAHAAFLPNINNSGKYFADIYALARLILHRQGVERISGGGFCTMTDAARFYSFRRDRITGRMASLVWLND comes from the coding sequence ATGAGCGCCGCCCCCGGTCCTTTTGTGCTGGTGCCGCAATGGCATGGTGCGCCTGCCAGCGTCAGCGCACTTTCCACCCTGCGCAGCGGCGGCGTCAGCCGGGGGGGGTATGACGATGGCGCCGGCGGCGGCGGCCTGAATCTGGGCGTTCACGTCGGTGACGACTCGGAGGCGGTGGCGCAAAACCGTGCGAGGCTGCGTGCTCTGCTGCCTGCCGACCCGGCCTGGTTGACGCAGGTGCACGGCAGCGCCGTGCTCGATGCCGCACAGGTGCGCGGTGCCCCCGAGGCTGATGCCAGCATCGCGATCGGGACAGGCGCGGTTTGCGTGATCCAGACGGCTGACTGCTTGCCGGTCTTGTTCTGCGACACCACGGGCAGGGTAGTGGGGGCAGCGCACGCCGGCTGGCGCGGCCTGGCCTCTGGCGTATTGGAAAACACGGTGTCGGCGATGCGCGCGGCAGGTGCGTCCGAGATCCTGGCCTGGCTGGGGCCGGCAATCGGGCCTGCCAGCTTTGAAGTGGGCGAGGACGTCCGGCAGGCATTCCTGGATGGCGCCAGTGACGCCCATGCTGCATTCTTGCCGAATATCAATAACTCTGGAAAATATTTCGCCGATATTTATGCTCTCGCCCGGCTGATCTTGCATCGGCAGGGCGTGGAGCGGATTTCCGGCGGCGGCTTTTGCACAATGACGGATGCTGCGCGGTTCTACTCTTTCCGGCGTGACCGAATCACCGGGCGCATGGCGTCGCTGGTCTGGCTGAATGACTAG
- the phaC gene encoding class I poly(R)-hydroxyalkanoic acid synthase, whose protein sequence is MINLPPQMHPTMWMTQIADPGAFQDLFKAAQPGFDAFALKVGDAEVKLDPKVVAQLQGDYLKQFTSLWQQLASDETLALQDNRFASQEWQANKLHAFTAAAYLLNARFLQSMADAVEAPNKVKQRIQFAVQQTIDAMSPANFFATNPEAHKKILETKGESLTKGISHLLADMRKGRISQSDESAFEVGKNLAITEGAVVFENAMFQLIQYRPQTATVFQKPLLLVPPCINKYYILDLQPQNSVVRHLVELGHTVYLVSWRNPDASMAKTTWDDYVQDGVIEAIHTVQEISGQKQINAFGFCVGGTLISSALAVMYARGEKPIASLTLLTALLDFSDTGVLDVFIDEGHVRMREQTLGRGGLMKGSDMASAFSILRPNDLIWNYVKANYLKGEAPPPFDLLYWNADSTNMAGPMYAWYLRNMYLENKLKDPGALTICGEQVDLGAIDAPTFIYGSREDHIVPWTSAFASMRLLNPKKPGRNRFVLGASGHIAGVINPPVKKKRNYWVSDAAVTDADAWLASATEKPGSWWNEWADFLAEHAGKKIKAPAEYGNDKYVPLEPAPGRYVKAKA, encoded by the coding sequence ATGATCAATCTTCCCCCGCAAATGCATCCGACCATGTGGATGACCCAGATCGCCGATCCCGGCGCCTTTCAGGATTTGTTCAAGGCAGCCCAGCCGGGCTTCGATGCCTTTGCCCTCAAGGTCGGTGACGCTGAAGTCAAGCTCGACCCGAAGGTGGTGGCCCAGTTGCAGGGTGATTACCTGAAACAGTTCACCTCGCTCTGGCAGCAACTGGCGTCGGACGAGACCCTGGCGCTGCAGGATAACCGTTTCGCCTCGCAAGAATGGCAAGCCAATAAACTGCATGCGTTTACCGCGGCGGCCTACCTGCTCAATGCCCGTTTCCTGCAATCGATGGCCGATGCTGTGGAAGCTCCCAACAAGGTCAAGCAGCGCATTCAGTTTGCTGTCCAGCAAACTATCGATGCCATGTCGCCGGCCAATTTCTTTGCCACGAACCCTGAGGCCCATAAAAAGATCCTCGAAACCAAGGGCGAGAGCCTGACCAAGGGCATCAGCCATTTATTGGCCGACATGCGCAAAGGGCGCATTTCGCAAAGCGATGAATCGGCGTTTGAGGTGGGCAAAAACCTGGCGATTACCGAAGGCGCCGTGGTGTTCGAAAACGCCATGTTCCAGCTGATCCAGTACCGTCCGCAAACCGCGACGGTATTCCAGAAGCCGCTGCTGCTGGTGCCGCCCTGCATCAACAAATACTATATTCTCGACCTGCAACCGCAAAACTCGGTGGTACGCCATCTGGTGGAGCTGGGGCATACCGTGTACCTTGTGTCCTGGCGCAATCCGGATGCTTCGATGGCGAAAACCACCTGGGACGATTATGTCCAGGATGGCGTGATCGAAGCGATTCACACCGTGCAGGAAATCTCCGGCCAGAAACAGATCAATGCCTTTGGCTTCTGCGTCGGCGGCACCCTGATTTCCAGCGCGCTGGCCGTCATGTATGCGCGCGGCGAAAAGCCGATTGCCAGCCTGACCCTGCTGACCGCGCTGCTCGATTTCAGCGACACCGGCGTGCTCGATGTCTTTATCGACGAAGGGCACGTGCGCATGCGCGAACAAACCCTCGGCCGCGGCGGCCTGATGAAGGGCAGCGACATGGCCTCGGCTTTCTCCATCCTGCGCCCGAACGACCTGATCTGGAATTACGTCAAGGCCAACTACCTGAAAGGCGAAGCGCCGCCGCCGTTCGATCTCCTCTACTGGAATGCAGACAGCACCAACATGGCCGGGCCCATGTATGCCTGGTACCTGCGCAACATGTACCTGGAAAACAAGCTCAAGGACCCTGGTGCATTGACTATTTGCGGCGAGCAGGTGGACCTTGGCGCCATCGACGCACCGACGTTCATCTATGGCTCGCGCGAAGACCATATCGTTCCCTGGACTTCGGCATTTGCATCGATGCGCCTGCTGAACCCCAAGAAACCAGGGCGGAACCGTTTCGTGCTGGGCGCTTCGGGCCATATCGCCGGCGTCATCAACCCGCCGGTCAAAAAGAAGCGCAACTACTGGGTTAGCGATGCCGCTGTGACCGATGCCGATGCCTGGCTGGCGTCCGCCACCGAAAAGCCTGGCAGCTGGTGGAATGAGTGGGCGGACTTTCTTGCCGAACATGCGGGCAAAAAAATCAAGGCGCCTGCCGAATACGGTAATGACAAGTACGTGCCGCTCGAACCGGCACCCGGGCGTTACGTCAAGGCCAAGGCCTGA
- the phaR gene encoding polyhydroxyalkanoate synthesis repressor PhaR, protein MTSGPKIPERLIKKYPNRRLYDTQTSSYITLSDVKQLVLDNEIFAVIDAKTSEDLTRSILLQIILEEESNGSPMFSSQALAQIIRYYGHAMQGMMGSYLEKNIQAFIEIQNKLAESSKGFYEGKPFTPEMWTQFMNVQGPMMQGIMGNYIEQSKNMFIQMQEQMQNQTKNMFGVFPFVQPGEKGDGENK, encoded by the coding sequence ATGACTAGCGGACCCAAGATTCCTGAGCGTTTGATCAAGAAGTATCCCAATCGTCGCTTGTATGACACGCAAACCAGCTCGTACATCACGTTAAGCGATGTCAAGCAGCTGGTGCTCGATAACGAAATTTTTGCCGTGATCGATGCCAAGACCAGTGAAGACCTGACCCGCAGCATCCTGCTGCAAATTATCCTCGAAGAAGAATCCAACGGTTCGCCGATGTTTTCCAGCCAGGCGCTGGCACAGATCATCCGCTACTACGGCCATGCCATGCAGGGGATGATGGGTTCTTACCTGGAAAAGAATATCCAGGCTTTCATCGAAATCCAGAACAAGCTGGCGGAAAGCTCCAAGGGTTTTTATGAAGGCAAGCCGTTTACGCCGGAGATGTGGACGCAGTTCATGAATGTCCAGGGACCGATGATGCAAGGCATCATGGGTAACTACATCGAACAGAGCAAGAACATGTTCATCCAGATGCAGGAACAGATGCAGAACCAGACCAAGAACATGTTTGGTGTATTTCCTTTCGTGCAACCCGGCGAAAAGGGAGATGGCGAGAACAAGTAG
- the rimO gene encoding 30S ribosomal protein S12 methylthiotransferase RimO translates to MSNASSPTPKVGFVSLGCPKALVDSEQILTQLRAEGYETAKSYDGADIVIVNTCGFIDAAVQESLDAIGEALHENGKVIVTGCLGAKKDAAGDDIIQKVHPKVLAVTGPHALGEVMSAVHLHLPKPHDPFSDLVPAQGVKLTPKHFAYLKISEGCNHRCSFCIIPSMRGDLVSRPIADVMLEAENLFKAGVKELLVISQDTSAYGVDVKFRMGFWNGKPVKTHMTQLVTALGELAAQYGAWVRLHYVYPYPHVDDIIPLMAEGRILPYLDVPLQHAHPDVLKRMKRPASGEKNIERITAWRKMCPDLTIRSTFIAGFPGETEAEFEYLLDFLKEAEIDRLGCFAYSPVEGATANQLANPVPEEVREERRGRVMLLQEEISKKRMQAKVGKTMRVLIDEVEPTGGGVGRSAADAPEIDGVVYVKRPFEPQKKLKVGEFVEVEITAADAHDLWAAA, encoded by the coding sequence ATGTCCAACGCATCTTCTCCTACGCCGAAAGTCGGCTTTGTTTCCCTTGGCTGTCCCAAGGCGCTGGTCGATTCCGAACAAATCCTGACGCAATTGCGCGCCGAAGGCTACGAAACCGCCAAGTCCTATGACGGCGCCGACATCGTGATCGTCAATACCTGCGGCTTCATCGATGCCGCCGTGCAGGAGTCGCTGGATGCCATCGGCGAAGCACTGCATGAAAACGGCAAGGTCATCGTCACCGGATGCCTTGGCGCCAAGAAGGATGCCGCCGGCGACGACATCATTCAGAAAGTGCATCCCAAGGTGCTGGCCGTCACCGGCCCGCATGCCCTTGGTGAAGTCATGAGCGCTGTGCACCTGCACCTGCCCAAACCGCACGACCCGTTCAGTGACCTGGTGCCGGCGCAGGGCGTGAAATTGACGCCCAAGCATTTCGCCTACCTGAAAATTTCCGAAGGCTGCAACCACCGCTGCAGCTTCTGCATCATCCCGTCGATGCGCGGCGACCTGGTGTCGCGGCCGATCGCCGACGTCATGCTCGAAGCGGAAAACCTGTTCAAGGCCGGCGTCAAGGAATTGCTGGTGATTTCGCAAGACACCAGCGCCTACGGCGTTGACGTCAAGTTCCGCATGGGCTTCTGGAACGGCAAGCCGGTCAAGACCCACATGACGCAGCTGGTCACCGCGCTTGGCGAACTGGCTGCGCAATATGGCGCCTGGGTGCGCCTGCACTACGTCTACCCGTACCCGCACGTCGACGACATCATTCCGCTCATGGCCGAAGGCCGCATCCTGCCGTACCTGGACGTGCCGCTGCAGCATGCCCATCCGGATGTATTGAAGCGCATGAAGCGTCCTGCCAGCGGCGAAAAAAATATCGAGCGTATCACCGCCTGGCGCAAGATGTGCCCGGACCTGACCATCCGCTCGACCTTCATCGCCGGCTTCCCCGGCGAGACCGAAGCCGAGTTCGAATACCTGCTGGATTTTCTGAAGGAAGCCGAAATCGATCGCCTCGGCTGCTTCGCCTATTCGCCCGTGGAAGGCGCCACCGCCAACCAGCTCGCCAACCCGGTGCCGGAAGAAGTGCGCGAGGAGCGGCGTGGCCGCGTCATGCTGCTGCAGGAAGAAATTTCCAAAAAACGCATGCAGGCCAAGGTCGGCAAGACCATGCGCGTGTTGATCGATGAAGTCGAGCCGACTGGCGGCGGCGTTGGCCGTTCGGCAGCCGACGCGCCGGAAATCGATGGCGTGGTGTACGTCAAGCGACCTTTCGAGCCGCAAAAGAAGCTGAAGGTCGGCGAGTTCGTCGAGGTGGAAATCACCGCCGCGGATGCGCATGACTTGTGGGCGGCAGCATAA
- a CDS encoding cystathionine beta-lyase, whose product MSTPKSPQTTLVHSDYTAPGGFAAFPTAIHHASTVLFSSVAALRSRSWQDKSAYTYGLHGTPTSFTLEARLAEIEDGKHCVLAPSGLAAIALVDFALLKSGDDVLIPDNVYSPSRELGNWLARDFGIAVRYYDPLAGAGIAALIRPNTRLVWAEAPGSVSMEVPDLPAICRAAHEKGVLVALDNTWSAGVALRAFDLGVDIVMQALTKYQSGGSDVLMGALVTRDTALHRKLEAAHMRLGFGIGMDDAYLVLRSLPTLKLRFAAHDEGARKVAAWLKGRPEIARVLHPALPECPGHEYWRRDFSGAGGLFSIIFDARYSEEQTDRFVDSLKLFKIGFSWGGSNSLAVPYRMQAMRSSWQDAGQLVRLNIGLEDPDDLIADLELALRMLTG is encoded by the coding sequence TTGAGTACGCCAAAATCCCCGCAGACCACGCTGGTCCACAGCGACTACACGGCGCCCGGCGGTTTTGCCGCCTTTCCGACTGCGATTCACCACGCTTCCACCGTCCTGTTTTCCAGCGTGGCAGCGCTGCGTTCGCGCAGCTGGCAGGACAAGTCTGCCTATACCTACGGCTTGCACGGCACGCCGACCAGCTTCACCCTGGAAGCGCGGCTCGCCGAAATCGAGGATGGCAAGCATTGCGTGCTGGCGCCCAGCGGCCTGGCGGCGATTGCGCTGGTGGACTTTGCCTTGCTCAAGAGCGGCGACGATGTGCTCATTCCCGACAATGTCTATAGTCCCAGCCGCGAGTTGGGCAACTGGCTGGCGCGGGATTTCGGCATTGCCGTGCGCTATTACGATCCGCTCGCCGGCGCCGGCATTGCCGCGCTGATCCGCCCCAACACCCGGCTGGTCTGGGCCGAGGCGCCGGGATCAGTATCGATGGAAGTGCCCGATTTGCCGGCGATTTGCCGTGCCGCGCACGAAAAGGGCGTGCTGGTAGCGCTGGATAATACCTGGTCGGCGGGCGTTGCCTTGCGTGCCTTTGACCTCGGTGTCGATATCGTCATGCAGGCGCTGACCAAATACCAGTCGGGCGGCTCGGACGTGTTGATGGGTGCGCTCGTCACGCGCGATACGGCATTGCACCGCAAGCTGGAAGCAGCCCACATGCGCCTCGGCTTTGGTATCGGCATGGATGATGCCTACCTGGTGCTGCGCAGCTTGCCAACTCTCAAGCTGCGTTTCGCAGCGCATGACGAGGGGGCGCGCAAGGTGGCAGCCTGGCTGAAGGGACGCCCCGAGATCGCCCGCGTGCTGCATCCGGCACTGCCGGAATGCCCCGGGCACGAATACTGGCGACGCGATTTTTCCGGTGCCGGCGGATTGTTTTCAATCATATTCGATGCGCGTTACAGCGAAGAGCAAACCGACCGTTTTGTCGATAGCCTGAAACTTTTCAAGATCGGTTTCAGCTGGGGTGGCTCGAACAGTCTGGCAGTGCCTTATCGCATGCAGGCCATGCGCAGCAGCTGGCAAGATGCTGGCCAGCTGGTTCGGCTCAATATCGGGCTGGAAGACCCTGACGACCTGATTGCGGACCTCGAGCTCGCGCTGCGGATGTTGACGGGATAG
- a CDS encoding DVUA0089 family protein, which yields MKFKQIVQSIFFAALLGTAGASSANTVYNGTVAGADGSWGFVNFGHSGGALSIDAWANGFTGGSTGFGIDDIYLSLFVNNGSSHSAFTGAFVGANDDSWNFSDGSTSVLDSFLSFANLSAGSYTLAISHCCTNFDYVRNDTVSSGIHGPYRDFRLTFSQDVAIEGVVPEPQSLLLMLTALAALGLAVRRKT from the coding sequence ATGAAATTTAAGCAAATCGTCCAATCCATTTTCTTCGCTGCGCTGCTCGGCACTGCCGGCGCATCGTCTGCAAACACTGTTTATAACGGTACGGTTGCCGGTGCGGATGGAAGCTGGGGATTCGTCAATTTCGGCCATAGCGGTGGCGCACTGTCGATTGATGCATGGGCCAATGGCTTTACCGGTGGTTCGACCGGCTTTGGCATCGACGATATCTACCTGTCGCTGTTCGTCAATAACGGTTCGTCGCACAGTGCCTTTACCGGCGCTTTTGTCGGCGCAAATGATGACTCTTGGAATTTTTCCGATGGGTCGACCAGCGTCCTGGATTCCTTCCTGAGTTTCGCTAACCTGTCCGCCGGTTCCTACACGCTCGCAATCAGCCACTGCTGCACGAATTTCGACTACGTCCGCAATGACACGGTTTCCAGCGGTATCCATGGTCCGTACCGGGATTTCCGTCTGACCTTTTCCCAGGATGTCGCCATCGAGGGCGTGGTTCCGGAGCCGCAATCCTTGCTGCTGATGCTGACCGCACTGGCTGCGTTGGGCCTGGCGGTTCGCCGCAAGACCTGA